ATAACCGGGATTTCTTCAGGGTGATAATACTTTATGACCTTTCCCGATGCAATGATCTCGATGATCAGGTCAGGCTCGTTCTCTACAGGATTCGATTGTCTCAAATCGATTGTGATGCCTCTGTATGTAAAGAAACCTGTGACGGGTGGAAGACATAAAGTACAACGTTTGTTCCCCCATGTTCGACTGACTTCCATTGTGGGCATATAATTTCCTTCTGGACCCAAAGTCAGCCAGTACTTGCGTAGTATTTTTAAGCCCATATCATCCGTTGGTTTCCCGTACTTGAGTAATTTTTCCCATGTTTCATTGGTACTAATGTCGCGCAATACATTTTCATGTAGGACAGGACGAAGAAGAACATTAGGAAATGTAAGTGGGGTCAGTATACCCAACAGGACTACTGGAGTCAGATATATGGCCAGAACGGCCAGGGAGAATCGCGTCTTGCGCTTTAGCAGAGAGAAGCTTGATAAAAATACTATAATCAAAGTAAGAAGAACGATCCATATAAGACGATCGAATGGTTCTGTAACCTTTCCCTGAAAACAGTGGAGATTCTTAAACACTGTTGAATGTTTCCACCCGACACCACCTAGGATCGTCCAGATTGTGATCAGCCTGTAGACAAAGATATAAATGAAAATGGAAATCAAAAGAAGACCAAGAATATTGGCGCGTTCTAGATTTCTCGATGTAATAAGAGTCTCTTCTTCCCCTTGCTTACGTGGCCATGCGTAGACGAGAAATGCCATGCTACAACATAGAGCAGGAAACAAACTCAATACCCAGAGAAGAAAAGATGTATTAAGAACCAATCCGACTGTTTCAGGGGAAAAATCGTACCCTTGGGTAGAATATAGCAAACCAATTTCTTGAAGATAATGAAAAAGCGCCAATGACGCAATCCAAAACCAAGCGGCAACCATTATCAACGCATGCCTGAATGGCTTAAGTTGTTTAGGGAAAAGGGATCTTTCGCGTATTCGCACACTGTATGATAGCACCGTACATTGTGATACCCTCATGGAGGTGCATGATTCGCCACTCTTTTATGTTCACTTAATCATATTACGGGGTGGTGGAAGAAGAAAAAATTACGACTTGAAAATCAATCACACCCGGTAATTGCTGCTACCGGGTGTGATTGATTGTGATTCTATTGCGGCTCCCTTACCCGGAAACCGCCATGATGGGTGAACTTACTTCTTTGCTTCTTCGTGGTGCTCCTTGGCTTTGTCTGTGGCGCACTTGTCCTTGCTGGGGCACTTTCCGCAATCGTGCTTCGCGGCGTTGGCGTCGGCCGGTTGAACCTTTTCGAGCTTCGTCTGCGGGTCAATCTTTGTCAGCGCCTGCGTCAGAGCTTCGGGATTGGTCTTGGCCGGTTCGAAGGTGACGAGGAACTGGCTGTTTTCTGCATCTGCCTTTGCGGAAACCACGCCTTCGATCGTTGCAAGGGACTGGGTAAGCTTCTTGACCACGGCTTCGTCCTTCAGGTTCTGAACCTGGAAAACGGCGGTTTCAGGTGCCTTGGCGTCACCGGCGGGAAGGATTCCCACGAGAGCGATCAGAATGAAAAGAAAGAAAGCTACAGACTTTGAAGACATGTGCAACCTCCAGAAAATATTGTTCGACAGCATTTATTTTGCGGCGTATTGTACACCATCTGCTTCTACAATGCGATAGACACCAAAGAGAAACTCTCCGGTTGATGCGTTGTACACGGGCCCCTCGATGGCGTTGATGATGTCATTTACAGTGCAGATGTTGGAGTCGAAGACAATCTCGGCACGGTTCCGTGAAGCAAAGGCGGTAAAGGATACAACTCCGGGGACACCCTCAAGTTGTCCCGCCGCCCGCTCCGCCGTATCCACGCATTTCAGCCCATCGATAACGAGAATCGTGGTCGCGAGGGACGCGCCGGCCGGTGGGGAAGCGTAGTTTTTCACCACACTGGGCATCACCAGGAGACGGGCGCCTCCGATCCCGATCCCGGCACAGAGGATGATCAGAAAGGGCAGTACCCAGGTCGGAACCCTCATGGTTTTTTACCGTTCGTAAAGAGTTCCAGGGCTCCGGGGGAGGGGCAGGCATCGGTACATTCCAGACATAGCGTGCACTCTCCGGAACGCACTTCAGGGACTGTCGCGATGGTGAGGGACTGGGGACAGGCTTCATCACAGGCTCCGCACCCGGTACATGCGTTTTCGGAGCGACGCAGGCGGAGGAAGCCGATCTTTGAGACGGGCCACAGCGCCGTACCCAGAGGACAGAGAAAACGGCACCATG
The sequence above is a segment of the Thermoanaerobaculia bacterium genome. Coding sequences within it:
- a CDS encoding heavy-metal-associated domain-containing protein — translated: MRVPTWVLPFLIILCAGIGIGGARLLVMPSVVKNYASPPAGASLATTILVIDGLKCVDTAERAAGQLEGVPGVVSFTAFASRNRAEIVFDSNICTVNDIINAIEGPVYNASTGEFLFGVYRIVEADGVQYAAK
- a CDS encoding cation transporter, whose product is MSSKSVAFFLFILIALVGILPAGDAKAPETAVFQVQNLKDEAVVKKLTQSLATIEGVVSAKADAENSQFLVTFEPAKTNPEALTQALTKIDPQTKLEKVQPADANAAKHDCGKCPSKDKCATDKAKEHHEEAKK